The following is a genomic window from Apodemus sylvaticus chromosome 10, mApoSyl1.1, whole genome shotgun sequence.
CAGGCTCAGCCTTGCAGTGAAGATCACCAAGGCCTCACAACAAGCAAAACTTTTTCTTTATtggaatgaattttattttttgagtagaCAGGGTCTATCTGGGCAGTCCTGGAAattactctatagaccaagccagcctcaaactcaaagatctacctgtctttgcctcccaggtactggaattaaaggaatgtgccaccacaccctgcatgtttatttttcatttcgtGTTTTTAATTGGCTCAAATCATTACAAAGGTCCCCAAGAAGGCCCTCATAGAGTGTAAGGGTATAGAGAGGCAAAAATGCAGGGCCGTCTCCTGCCTTACATCCCCACGATGCGTCCATGGAATAGGGTCACAGACCCCTTCACTAATGGTACAAAACTTAGAGAGCTTCCTCTCCTCCACACTGGCAATGGGATgctctcctgccccacccacgCCCAGGTCCTCTGTGACCAAGTCTAAGATGCCCAGCGAGGCGTGGCGGTAGTCTCCTCTAGAAGACAGGAACTTCACATCAGTCCCAGCTCCTTCAGTCTGGGAAACCCAGGTACTCAACCCCACAACTGCTCAGGACGCTGTTCCTGGGCAGTATGGCTTAGTGGAATACTATGGCCAGGGAATGAGGCGTCACCCACTGCTTAGCACAAAGTCCTTCATGAGCAGCAGGAGACTCAAATAGTTGCACATTCTGGCTCCGGAGGCTGTGGACAGAACCCTGGCCCGCAGGGTGGCGAAGGAACACGGTCACGCTCGGGCCCCCAGCTCTCCAACACGCTGCCGCAGGTGAAAGGCAAATTCAAACATGGTGGCCCCAATGCTCTGGTGGATGAGGTACCGAGGCAGGCGACCCTGGGAAGGCGGGAGAAAGTCACATCCCAGATCGCCTTTAGCAGCCCGCATTAGCAGGGGTACCCTGGGCGGGAACAGATGTAGTTCTGGAATCCGCCTGGGCCCCCCTCTCCCCTTGTTCCTGGAGGGAGAAACATGTGGTACACAGGTCTTGGCACTAGTCACATAAACAAACGAGGAGGCGGTGGGCTGGCAGGCAGCCAGCCCTCCTGGGGCCTTAGGAATCAGGAGTCGCACGTGTCTCCCACAATTCAAGGCTAGAAGGCCACCTGGACCTTGCCACCACTCCAGTATAGGAGACTAAAATTGGGGGGTccctgaggaaggcagagaggagcCTCCATCCCGCAGCCgtgctgcttcctgccatgacctCACCTTGAGATCCGTGTTGAGAATCCAGATGAAGGTGCAGACCCGGGGGTTGTTGGCCGACTTGAGCACAATGAAGCCTCCAGGGCCATTCTCTCCCCTAAGGAGAGAAATACCACAGGGGAGGGTACCACACAAAGCATGCCCCCACTCTTGGCCCAGCTGGACTGTGGTGACAAGGGGCAGTCTAGGAACTGCCTCCCCACCTCAATCTGTCCCAGAGCTGGTGCCAGGGGCAGCAGGACCTAGCCTCTACCCCACTGGCCCTGTCCACCCTGGCTGGCTGGTGCTCGCACCCACCCCACAGCGGCAGGGAGTTCACTGCCAACCAGCCCTTATCTATCTGCTCGGTGCAGACATGCCCGTAAGCTGTAACTGGGAGACAGGGGCCTGGCCTAGGCTGGCACTGTTCATCACCTGCACCAACATCACGGccttcagaagagggcgtcttttcaggaggcaggaggcccaCGGGCACAAGTTTACCTCCCGTGGCCTTTCTGCTGAGCACGTTTAAGCCAGAGATAAAGAGGTGACACAGAGGACACAGCCTGCCAATCCCCTAGCAAGGCAAGGCCACTGCAGCCAAGGCAGAGAGCCCTAATCTCAACTCCTTGAAATGTCCCCACCTCTTGGGGACATGAGATCTACCTGGCTCCCCAGCACTGCAGCCTCAATCAGCCAGGAGGGAGCCTCCCACCCTCCACAGCAAAAGGGCCTGAATTCTACCCCCTCCGCCCATCCACACAGCCGAGGCAGTGAGAACAGGGAGGGGGCAGGTGAAACTCAGAAGTCGGCGCCACCGCCACTCCTCGGACCGTTCCTGGGGCTATCCCAGGCAGCTGCCCACTGCCCACACCTGCTCCAGCCTTGGGGGTGGAGGCACAGTGCCAGGCAGGAACATTAACAGGGTTAGGCTGGTGGACAAGGCCTAGTGCAGGGAACAAAGCAGGACTTCAGCCTCAGTGTGGGGGCCAGAGGGGAGCTGTTCCGCTGTGCACACTGTACCCTGAGTTGTTTACAGCTTTAGGGAGGCCAGACCCACCTGACATATTTGTGCGTGGGGGGCTTGGAGCAGTGTGTGGTAGCAATGCCAGATGACAGGTATCGGTCTCTGCGCCGCTCAATACGTCGGACATTCACAAAGTCCCTGGGGGTAAGGCAGGTTAGAACAGACATTTGGAGTACAGGAGGTGTggctgagaggagaggccctgggtgcTCACCTGGGGGACACAACGCCACCTGCAGCTCCGGATGACACATCATAGGAGACAAGGGTGTTGTCCTCCACCCGCTGTAGGATCTAAAAGTCAACCAGGGAGAGCTGAGGTACAGGGAAGCCTGCATCGCCCCAGCACTTCACGGACTAGCCTCCTCCCAGCTGGGGACACTACTGAGAGCGGCTGCCACCTGCAGGCCCAGGGCTGGGTACAAGGTAAGCACGCCGAGCCTTCCTCGCCGAGCCTTCTCACATCTTGGGCAGCCATAGCAGTACCTACTTCatatggagcagctagagaagcCAGCCTCGGGAAGAAAGCGGCTACAAGAACGTATGTCTGGGCCTGAGCCACGTGGGAAGAGGTGGCAGGTGGGACCCGGTGGCTCACCTGGCAGGCAGTCACTGTCTTATTCCACAGCACCATCCTCTCGGGCTGCAGGATGACTTCCTGGTACACCAGCTCAGCAGGACAGGGCAGGAAGGTCTGCAGGAGGGGGTCAAGGCTGAGTGACACCAAAAAGGCCACCTCCTCTGGTTGGGAGACTGGACAGGAGCATTTCAGATGGAGCAAGTGCCTCTGGAACCCCTTCCCTACTCACCTTCAAGATGAAGGTCTTGCCATGGAAGGGAACTTCAATGGTGTACACAGTGTCCCCATACTCCTGTGGCAAGGACAGAGAGGGAcggggaggagggtggagggcaCCGGTGGGTAAGGGGGACTTTTGGTCCAGGAACAAGTGACAGGCGAGGTAGGTGTGCAACGGCTTAAGGTGAAATCTCCAGAGTCTAGGGACACCTAAGCAGCATTCGGAACAAGGTTGCTCTGGCAAGCGGGAGCACGTGCAGAGACCAGCTCTGCGCTCACGTTGAGAGGCAGGAGCTCGACTGTGACTGCAACCATGAAAAACTAGAACCACAGCTCCAAGCTGCCAAGGAACTGGCCAGCCAGGGCCCGGGCATGCTTCCCTGCGTCCCTGGCTCTCTGCAATCTTTTTTAGATAATGTTTTGATCATGAACCAAAATACCACACACAGGACAGAGGTTGGCTTCCCCTCAAAACTTGGATCCCGGATCCAAACACCAGGGAGGTGAGGCCTGGGCTGTGGAAACCAGGAAGTCCAGTCCAGCTCGGCCTCCTGCGGAATGGCTGACCCCGGCTATAGCTAGCTCCAATTCTGGACCCCACCACCTCCCTGGGGCAGGAATATGGTTCGAGTTTACTCGGCCCACAGGTTTATGCCTCAGGGCTCAGAAAGGGGCACAGACCCCTACCACACGCAGGTAAGCCAGGCTGGGCAGGGGCTCCTTACGTTACTCCTCTCAAACGTCCAGTTCTCCTCCTGGGCCAGGATCTGATCCACCACTGCGGTTGCCTCCTTCCCCTGACGGATGTACTCCCACTCCTGGGCAGGGGAACAGAAAGAGGTCAATTGGGGGCCTGTGCTCCAAGCCTGCTCCTTCTCCACACATCCCACAACCCTCTAGAGGCTAGCCCAGCGGCATGTGGGTCCAGGTTGCTGGCCTTGCCCCTGCATGCTTTCTGTGGCCTGTAGAATTAGCTGCTATTCCTGAGTCCCCAGGCATGGGGCAGCAGTGGCAGGGCAGAATCTCCAGCACAGAGTCACTGGCTTGCACTCAGGCCAAGGTCTACCTTCTGTGGGACAGCCCAGCACTGACCCATTCCACAGGTAGGGTAGAGGTGGGCAGAGAAATACCTGGGCAGAGAAACTTTTCTTCCCGGTAACTTCCTCATCTGACTCATTGTCAGACCCTGTTGAAAACAAGAGCAGATGACAAGGGGTGGGGAGCGAGAGTGGGAGGTGGTGGGGCTCACAGATGAGTGCAAGAATGTGGGGGCTGGAAGTGTGTGGGAGAGGGTTGCTGGCTTTCCCCAGGGAGCctgagaaggaacagagagaacAGACCCAGCCTACCTGGCTCCCCACACAGCCCCTCCCTGAAGGCAGCTCCCTCCCCAGCAGCTCTCACCTGCAAAGGATTCTGGGGGAGAGTAGAACTGGCCCTCAGACAAAGCACCGGAGAACAGCAGGGGTCCACGGGCAACAGCAGCCTGGGCAGCAAGATACCCTGCGGGAGGAGACATGGGC
Proteins encoded in this region:
- the Stard3 gene encoding stAR-related lipid transfer protein 3 isoform X1, encoding MSKLPGGLACDLDRSLPALASLGSSLSHSQSLSSHFIPPPLEKRRAISDVRRTFCLFVTFDLLFISLLWIIELNTNTGIRKNLEQEVIHYSFQSSFFDIFVLAFFRFSGLLLGYAVLRLQHWWVIAVTTLVSSAFLIVKVILSELLSKGAFGYLLPIVSFVLAWLETWFLDFKVLPQEAEEERWYLAAQAAVARGPLLFSGALSEGQFYSPPESFAGSDNESDEEVTGKKSFSAQEWEYIRQGKEATAVVDQILAQEENWTFERSNEYGDTVYTIEVPFHGKTFILKTFLPCPAELVYQEVILQPERMVLWNKTVTACQILQRVEDNTLVSYDVSSGAAGGVVSPRDFVNVRRIERRRDRYLSSGIATTHCSKPPTHKYVRGENGPGGFIVLKSANNPRVCTFIWILNTDLKGRLPRYLIHQSIGATMFEFAFHLRQRVGELGARA
- the Stard3 gene encoding stAR-related lipid transfer protein 3 isoform X2, with protein sequence MSKLPGGLACDLDRSLPALASLGSSLSHSQSLSSHFIPPPLEKRRAISDVRRTFCLFVTFDLLFISLLWIIELNLLSKGAFGYLLPIVSFVLAWLETWFLDFKVLPQEAEEERWYLAAQAAVARGPLLFSGALSEGQFYSPPESFAGSDNESDEEVTGKKSFSAQEWEYIRQGKEATAVVDQILAQEENWTFERSNEYGDTVYTIEVPFHGKTFILKTFLPCPAELVYQEVILQPERMVLWNKTVTACQILQRVEDNTLVSYDVSSGAAGGVVSPRDFVNVRRIERRRDRYLSSGIATTHCSKPPTHKYVRGENGPGGFIVLKSANNPRVCTFIWILNTDLKGRLPRYLIHQSIGATMFEFAFHLRQRVGELGARA